A DNA window from Buttiauxella agrestis contains the following coding sequences:
- the yqhD gene encoding alcohol dehydrogenase, translated as MNNFNLHTPTRILFGKDAISELRAQIPADARVLITYGGGSVKKNGVLDQVYAALEGLDVLEFSGIEPNPTYETLMKAVEVVRQQKVTFLLAVGGGSVLDGTKFIAAAANYPADIDPWNILLTHGNDVKSAIPMGSVLTLPATGSESNKGAVVSRRATGDKQAFMSEHVQPVFAVLDPVYTYTLPPRQVANGVVDAFVHTVEQYITYPVNAKVQDRFAEGILLTLVEDGPIALKEPENYDVRANVMWAATMALNGLIGAGVPQDWATHMLGHELTAMHGLDHAQTLAVVLPSLLNEKRNEKRGKLLQYAERVWNITEGSEEERIDAAIAATRNFFEQMGAPTRLSAYGLDGSTIPALLVKLEEKGMTKLGERQDITLDVSRRIYEAAR; from the coding sequence ATGAACAATTTCAACCTACATACTCCAACCCGCATCCTGTTTGGTAAAGACGCTATCTCCGAACTGCGCGCACAAATTCCCGCTGACGCCCGCGTACTGATTACTTACGGCGGTGGCAGCGTGAAGAAAAACGGCGTGCTGGACCAGGTTTACGCCGCACTTGAAGGTCTTGATGTGCTGGAGTTCAGCGGCATTGAGCCAAACCCAACTTATGAAACGCTGATGAAAGCCGTCGAGGTTGTTCGCCAGCAAAAAGTCACTTTCCTGTTAGCGGTCGGCGGCGGTTCTGTACTGGACGGCACAAAATTCATTGCTGCTGCGGCTAACTACCCGGCGGATATCGACCCGTGGAATATTTTGCTGACGCACGGTAACGACGTGAAGAGCGCCATCCCGATGGGTTCTGTTCTGACGCTGCCTGCCACCGGTTCTGAATCAAACAAAGGTGCGGTCGTTTCCCGCCGCGCAACCGGTGACAAACAGGCGTTTATGTCTGAACACGTGCAGCCTGTGTTTGCGGTGCTTGACCCGGTTTACACCTACACCCTGCCACCGCGTCAGGTTGCGAATGGTGTAGTTGATGCGTTTGTTCACACCGTTGAGCAGTACATCACCTACCCGGTGAATGCCAAAGTACAAGACCGTTTTGCCGAAGGTATTCTGCTCACGCTGGTAGAAGACGGCCCAATTGCGCTCAAAGAGCCAGAGAACTATGACGTGCGTGCCAATGTTATGTGGGCAGCGACCATGGCGCTGAACGGCTTGATTGGTGCTGGTGTACCGCAGGACTGGGCAACGCACATGCTGGGTCACGAACTGACCGCGATGCACGGTCTGGATCATGCGCAGACTCTGGCGGTCGTTCTGCCATCTTTGCTGAACGAAAAGCGTAATGAAAAACGCGGCAAACTGCTGCAATACGCTGAGCGCGTGTGGAATATCACTGAAGGTTCTGAAGAAGAACGTATTGATGCCGCAATTGCTGCAACACGTAATTTCTTCGAGCAAATGGGTGCTCCAACCCGCCTGTCTGCATATGGTCTGGACGGCAGCACCATCCCGGCATTGCTCGTAAAACTGGAAGAAAAAGGGATGACCAAATTGGGCGAACGCCAGGACATTACTCTGGATGTCAGCCGTCGCATTTACGAAGCTGCCCGCTAA
- the dkgA gene encoding 2,5-didehydrogluconate reductase DkgA: MGNPTIIKLQDGNVMPQLGLGVWQASNDQVLIAIEKALEVGYRSIDTAAAYKNEDGVGSALKHAGIPREELFITTKLWNDDQQRPRQALEDSLDKLQLDYVDLYLMHWPVPSKDHYVEAWKGMIELQKQGLVKSIGVCNFQLNHLQRLIDETGVSPVINQIELHPLLQQRQLHSWNATHKIQTESWSPLAQGGEGVFDQKIIRDLADKYGKTPAQIVIRWHLDSGLVVIPKSVTPARIAENFDVFDFRLDKDELSEIAKLDKGKRLGPDPDVFGS, encoded by the coding sequence ATGGGAAATCCAACCATAATCAAGCTCCAGGACGGGAACGTAATGCCGCAACTGGGCCTCGGTGTCTGGCAAGCCAGCAACGATCAGGTTCTGATAGCAATTGAAAAAGCGCTGGAAGTCGGCTATCGCTCCATTGATACCGCAGCGGCGTACAAGAACGAAGACGGTGTGGGCAGTGCGCTAAAACATGCCGGTATCCCGCGAGAAGAATTGTTCATCACCACCAAGCTCTGGAATGACGATCAACAACGTCCCCGCCAGGCGCTGGAAGATAGCCTCGATAAACTCCAGTTAGATTACGTTGATCTGTATCTGATGCACTGGCCAGTTCCCAGCAAAGATCATTATGTCGAAGCATGGAAAGGCATGATTGAGCTGCAAAAGCAGGGACTGGTGAAAAGTATTGGCGTGTGTAATTTCCAGCTTAACCATCTCCAGCGTCTGATTGATGAAACGGGCGTTTCACCCGTGATCAACCAGATTGAGCTGCATCCGTTATTGCAACAGCGCCAGCTTCATTCCTGGAATGCGACACACAAAATTCAGACTGAATCCTGGAGCCCATTGGCTCAGGGCGGCGAAGGTGTATTTGACCAGAAAATCATCCGGGATCTTGCGGATAAATACGGCAAAACTCCCGCGCAGATTGTCATTCGCTGGCATCTGGATAGCGGCCTGGTGGTAATTCCGAAGTCTGTTACGCCAGCGCGAATCGCTGAGAACTTTGATGTGTTTGATTTCCGTCTCGATAAAGACGAACTGAGCGAGATTGCGAAGTTGGATAAAGGTAAGCGTCTGGGGCCAGACCCGGATGTGTTTGGCTCGTAA
- a CDS encoding YgiQ family radical SAM protein encodes MSSISLIQPDRELFSWPQYWAACFGPAPFLPMSRKEMDDLGWDSCDIILVTGDAYVDHPSFGMAICGRMLEAQGFRVGIIAQPDWNTKEDFMRLGKPNLFFGVTAGNMDSMINRYTADRKLRHDDAYTPDNVAGKRPDRASLAYTQRCKEAWRDVPVILGGIEASLRRTAHYDYWSDTVRRSILVDAKADMLIFGNGERPLVEVAHRLAMGEKIDQICDVRNTAMMRKEAMPGWSGVDSTRLDMPGRIDPIPHPYGEDLPCAETGKPEKPINEAKAIVVKPAPMKPWEKTYVLLPSFEKVKNDKVLYAHASRILHHETNPGCARALMQKHGDRYIWINPPAIPLSTEEMDSVFALPYKRVPHPAYGKARIPAYEMIRFSVNIMRGCFGGCSFCSITEHEGRIIQSRSEDSIISEIEAMRDTVPGFTGVVSDLGGPTANMYMLRCKSPRAEQTCRRLSCVYPDICPHMDTNHEPTINLYRRAREIKGVKKILIASGVRYDIAVEDPRYIKELATHHVGGYLKIAPEHTEEGPLSKMMKPGMGSYQRFKELFDTYSKQAGKEQYLIPYFISAHPGTRDEDMVNLALWLKKNRFRLDQVQNFYPSPLANSTTMYYTGKNPLGKIGYKSEDVVVPKGDRQRRLHKALLRYHDPANWPLIREALEAMGKKHLIGGRRECLVPSPTLEEMREARRYNRGARPALTKHTPMTHQRKAAPAAGAKPAAKGAVKPAVKSRAQKAAKA; translated from the coding sequence ATGAGCTCTATAAGCTTGATCCAGCCCGATCGCGAACTCTTTTCGTGGCCACAATACTGGGCAGCCTGTTTTGGCCCGGCACCATTTTTACCCATGTCACGTAAGGAAATGGACGATTTAGGCTGGGATAGCTGTGACATCATTCTGGTTACCGGAGATGCCTACGTCGACCATCCGAGTTTTGGCATGGCGATCTGTGGCCGTATGCTGGAAGCCCAGGGCTTCCGCGTGGGTATCATTGCCCAACCAGACTGGAATACTAAAGAAGACTTCATGCGTCTTGGCAAACCGAATCTGTTCTTCGGTGTGACCGCAGGCAACATGGACTCGATGATCAACCGCTATACCGCGGATCGTAAATTGCGTCACGACGATGCGTACACGCCGGATAACGTGGCGGGTAAACGCCCGGATCGCGCATCACTGGCCTACACCCAGCGCTGTAAAGAAGCCTGGCGTGATGTGCCTGTGATCCTCGGCGGCATCGAAGCGAGCCTGCGCCGTACCGCGCACTACGATTACTGGTCTGATACCGTTCGTCGTTCGATTCTGGTGGATGCTAAAGCCGACATGCTGATTTTCGGCAACGGCGAGCGCCCGCTGGTGGAAGTCGCTCATCGCCTGGCGATGGGTGAGAAAATCGACCAAATCTGCGATGTGCGTAACACCGCAATGATGCGTAAAGAAGCGATGCCGGGCTGGTCTGGCGTGGACTCTACGCGTCTGGATATGCCTGGTCGTATCGACCCGATTCCACATCCGTACGGTGAAGATTTACCGTGTGCAGAAACCGGTAAACCGGAAAAGCCCATCAACGAAGCAAAAGCTATCGTGGTGAAACCTGCGCCGATGAAACCGTGGGAAAAAACCTACGTACTGCTGCCGTCGTTTGAAAAAGTTAAAAACGACAAAGTGCTGTACGCGCATGCTTCCCGTATTTTGCACCACGAAACCAACCCAGGTTGTGCGCGTGCGTTGATGCAAAAACACGGCGATCGTTACATCTGGATCAACCCGCCAGCGATCCCGCTTTCTACCGAAGAAATGGACAGCGTTTTTGCGCTGCCGTACAAACGTGTTCCGCATCCTGCCTATGGCAAGGCGCGCATTCCGGCGTATGAGATGATCCGTTTCTCGGTCAACATCATGCGTGGCTGCTTCGGTGGCTGCTCGTTCTGTTCTATTACCGAGCACGAAGGCCGCATTATTCAGAGCCGTTCTGAAGATTCGATCATCAGCGAAATTGAAGCGATGCGTGACACCGTTCCAGGCTTTACCGGCGTGGTTTCCGACCTTGGTGGCCCAACCGCCAACATGTATATGCTGCGCTGTAAGTCACCGCGTGCGGAACAAACCTGCCGCCGTCTGTCCTGCGTCTACCCGGATATTTGCCCGCACATGGACACCAACCATGAGCCGACAATCAACTTGTATCGCCGCGCCCGTGAGATTAAAGGCGTTAAGAAGATCTTGATCGCCTCTGGTGTTCGTTACGATATCGCCGTGGAAGATCCACGTTATATCAAAGAGCTGGCGACACACCACGTGGGTGGATATCTGAAGATTGCCCCGGAACACACCGAAGAAGGGCCGCTGTCTAAAATGATGAAGCCGGGAATGGGCAGCTATCAGCGCTTTAAAGAGCTGTTTGATACCTACTCCAAACAGGCTGGCAAAGAACAGTACCTCATTCCTTACTTTATCTCCGCGCACCCGGGTACGCGTGATGAAGACATGGTGAATCTTGCTCTGTGGCTGAAGAAAAACCGTTTCCGTTTGGATCAGGTGCAGAACTTCTATCCGTCGCCGCTGGCGAACTCGACCACCATGTATTACACCGGCAAGAACCCGCTGGGTAAAATTGGCTATAAGAGTGAAGATGTGGTGGTGCCGAAAGGCGATCGCCAGCGTCGCTTGCATAAAGCATTGCTGCGCTATCACGATCCAGCCAACTGGCCGTTGATTCGTGAAGCGCTGGAAGCGATGGGTAAAAAACACCTGATTGGTGGCCGTCGTGAGTGCCTGGTGCCTTCACCAACGCTTGAAGAGATGCGTGAAGCGCGTCGCTACAACCGTGGTGCTCGCCCGGCATTGACGAAACACACGCCAATGACGCATCAGCGTAAAGCGGCACCTGCGGCAGGAGCAAAGCCTGCGGCAAAAGGTGCGGTGAAGCCAGCAGTGAAATCACGAGCGCAAAAAGCCGCTAAGGCATAA
- the ftsP gene encoding cell division protein FtsP, which yields MSLSRRQFIQASGVALCAGSVPLRANAAGQQQPLPVPPLLESRRGQPLFLTLQRAHWSFTGGPKAPVWGLNGRYLGPTIRVWSGDDVKMIYSNRLQENIAMTIAGLQVPGPLMGGAARMMQPNVDWAPVLPIRQQAATLWYHANTPNRTAKQVYAGLAGMWLIEDEVSKNLPIPNHYGVDDFPVIIQDKRLDNFGAPEYEEPGSGGFVGDTLLVNGVQGPYVEVSRGWVRLRLLNASNSRRYLLQMSDGRAMHVISSDQGFLPAPVSVKQLSLAPGERREILVDMSDGKEVSITCGEAAGIMDRIRGFFEPSSILISTLVLTLRATGLLPLVTDTLPMRLLPDEIINGSPARSREITLGDDPGINGQLWDMKRIDIQTQQGTWERWTVRSDMPQSFHIEGVSFLIKNVNGAAPFGEDRGWKDTVWVDGQVELLVYFGQPSWEHFPFLYSSQTLEMADRGSIGQLLVQPAP from the coding sequence ATGTCACTCAGTCGGCGTCAGTTTATACAGGCATCAGGAGTCGCACTTTGTGCAGGCTCGGTGCCACTGAGGGCAAACGCGGCCGGACAGCAGCAACCTTTACCCGTTCCTCCTCTACTCGAATCCCGCCGTGGGCAGCCTTTGTTCCTGACATTGCAGCGCGCGCACTGGTCGTTTACTGGCGGCCCAAAGGCTCCGGTTTGGGGTCTGAACGGGCGTTATCTTGGGCCGACCATCCGCGTATGGAGCGGCGATGACGTCAAAATGATTTACAGCAACCGTCTGCAAGAAAACATCGCGATGACGATTGCCGGTTTGCAGGTTCCAGGCCCGTTGATGGGCGGGGCGGCGCGTATGATGCAGCCAAACGTAGACTGGGCGCCGGTACTGCCGATTCGCCAGCAAGCGGCGACGCTTTGGTATCACGCAAACACCCCGAATCGCACGGCAAAGCAGGTTTATGCGGGTCTGGCTGGTATGTGGCTTATCGAAGATGAAGTCAGCAAAAATTTGCCGATCCCGAACCACTACGGCGTCGATGATTTCCCGGTCATCATTCAGGATAAGCGCCTTGATAACTTTGGTGCTCCGGAATACGAAGAGCCGGGCAGCGGTGGTTTTGTGGGTGATACGCTGTTGGTGAATGGCGTGCAGGGACCGTATGTCGAGGTTTCTCGTGGCTGGGTGCGTTTGCGTTTACTCAACGCCTCTAACTCGCGCCGCTATTTACTGCAAATGAGCGATGGCCGCGCGATGCATGTGATTTCCAGTGACCAGGGTTTCCTGCCAGCACCGGTTTCCGTGAAGCAACTTTCACTGGCTCCGGGCGAGCGCCGCGAGATTCTGGTGGATATGAGCGACGGCAAAGAAGTGTCGATAACCTGTGGCGAAGCTGCCGGTATCATGGACAGAATCCGTGGCTTCTTTGAGCCATCGAGTATTCTTATCTCCACGCTGGTTCTGACGTTGCGTGCCACGGGCTTACTGCCGTTAGTGACTGATACATTACCAATGCGCCTGCTGCCGGATGAGATTATCAATGGCAGCCCGGCACGCAGCCGTGAAATTACCCTGGGCGATGATCCTGGTATTAATGGCCAGCTCTGGGACATGAAACGTATTGATATCCAGACTCAGCAAGGCACCTGGGAGCGCTGGACGGTGCGTTCCGATATGCCGCAGTCTTTCCATATTGAAGGCGTGAGCTTCCTGATTAAAAACGTCAATGGTGCAGCACCGTTTGGGGAAGACCGTGGCTGGAAAGATACGGTTTGGGTGGATGGACAGGTCGAATTACTGGTCTATTTCGGCCAGCCTTCATGGGAACATTTCCCGTTCCTTTATTCCAGCCAGACGCTGGAAATGGCAGATCGTGGCTCTATTGGGCAATTGTTAGTACAACCTGCGCCGTAA
- a CDS encoding 1-acylglycerol-3-phosphate O-acyltransferase: protein MLSILRFIIVVIYCILLCIFGSIYCLFSPRNPRHVATFGHLFGRLAPVFGLKVETRLPAGYENHPTAIYICNHQNNFDMVTAAKIVQPPTVTVGKKSLLWIPFFGQIYWLTGNMLIDRDNRAKALSTISQVVAQIQKRKISVWMFPEGTRSRGRGLLPFKTGAFHAAIAAGVPIIPVCVSNTSNKIKLNRWNNGLVIVEMLDPIDISDYGKDQARKLATHCRDIMREKIAELDKEVAEREASGRVENNQAS from the coding sequence ATGCTATCCATCCTGCGTTTTATTATTGTGGTCATTTACTGCATCCTGCTGTGCATTTTTGGCAGCATTTATTGCCTGTTCAGCCCGCGTAACCCGCGCCATGTTGCGACCTTCGGCCATCTGTTTGGCCGCCTGGCCCCGGTCTTCGGTTTAAAAGTCGAAACCCGTTTACCGGCGGGTTATGAAAACCACCCGACGGCGATTTATATCTGTAATCACCAGAACAATTTCGACATGGTGACAGCGGCAAAAATCGTGCAGCCGCCAACGGTTACCGTCGGTAAAAAAAGCCTGCTGTGGATTCCGTTTTTTGGTCAAATCTATTGGTTAACCGGAAACATGCTGATTGACCGCGACAATCGCGCCAAAGCCCTCAGCACCATTTCCCAGGTAGTGGCGCAGATTCAGAAACGTAAAATATCGGTCTGGATGTTCCCGGAAGGCACGCGTAGTCGTGGTCGTGGCCTGCTGCCGTTCAAAACCGGCGCATTCCATGCTGCAATTGCTGCGGGCGTCCCAATTATTCCGGTGTGTGTTTCCAATACCAGTAATAAAATTAAGTTAAACCGTTGGAATAACGGTTTGGTGATTGTCGAAATGCTGGATCCCATTGATATCAGTGATTACGGTAAAGATCAGGCGCGTAAACTCGCTACGCATTGCCGCGATATCATGAGAGAAAAAATCGCCGAGTTAGATAAAGAAGTCGCGGAGCGTGAAGCTTCCGGGCGAGTTGAGAATAATCAGGCGAGTTAA
- the parC gene encoding DNA topoisomerase IV subunit A produces MSDLTHDGAERLALHEFTENAYLNYSMYVIMDRALPFIGDGLKPVQRRIVYAMSELGLSNSAKFKKSARTVGDVLGKYHPHGDSACYEAMVLMAQPFSYRYPLVDGQGNWGAPDDPKSFAAMRYTESRLSKYAEVLLGELGQGTVDYVPNFDGTMQEPKMLPARLPNILLNGTTGIAVGMATDIPPHNLREVAKAAITLIDQPKTTLDELLDIVQGPDYPTEAEIITPREEIRKIYQNGRGSVRMRAVWKKEDGDVVITALPHQVSGARVLEQIANQMRAKKLPMVEDLRDESNHENPTRLVIVPRSNRIDVEQVMNHLFATTDLEKSYRINLNMIGLDNRPSVKNLLQILTEWLVYRRETVRRRLSYRLEKVLKRLHILEGLLVAFLNIDEVIHIIRTEDEPKSVLMSRFELSETQAESILELKLRHLAKLEEMKIRGEQGELEKERDQLQGILASERKMSTLLKKELQADSDAYGDDRRSPLRERGEAKAMSEHDMTPSEPVTIVLSQMGWVRSAKGHDIDAQGLNYKAGDSYLGSAKGKSNQPVAFIDSTGRSYALDPITLPSARGQGEPLTGKLTPPPGAVVEHVLMAPDDQKLLMASDAGYGFVCTFNDLVARNRAGKTLISLPENAKVMPPMEISSVDDMLLAITAAGRMLMFPVGDLPQLSKGKGNKIISIPSAEAAKGEDKLAHLFVLPPQSTVTLHVGKRKIKLRPEELQKITGERGRRGTLMRGLQRIDRVEVDSPLRASAGDSEE; encoded by the coding sequence ATGAGTGATTTAACTCATGATGGTGCAGAACGCCTTGCGCTGCACGAATTCACGGAAAATGCGTATCTCAACTATTCCATGTACGTCATCATGGACCGCGCCCTGCCGTTCATTGGTGATGGTTTAAAACCCGTACAGCGTCGTATCGTCTATGCGATGTCAGAGTTGGGATTAAGCAACAGCGCTAAATTCAAAAAATCTGCTCGTACCGTCGGTGACGTGCTGGGTAAATACCATCCGCACGGCGACAGCGCCTGCTATGAAGCGATGGTGCTGATGGCGCAGCCGTTCTCCTATCGTTACCCGCTGGTTGATGGCCAGGGTAACTGGGGTGCGCCGGATGATCCGAAATCCTTCGCCGCGATGCGTTATACCGAATCGCGTCTGTCGAAATATGCTGAAGTCTTGCTGGGTGAATTAGGGCAGGGAACGGTCGATTACGTGCCGAACTTTGACGGCACCATGCAGGAGCCGAAAATGCTGCCTGCGCGCCTGCCGAATATTCTGCTCAACGGCACCACCGGTATCGCCGTGGGTATGGCTACGGATATTCCTCCGCACAACCTGCGTGAAGTGGCGAAAGCGGCAATCACCCTGATTGACCAGCCAAAAACCACCCTCGACGAACTGTTAGATATTGTTCAGGGACCGGATTACCCGACCGAAGCCGAAATCATCACCCCGCGTGAAGAGATTCGCAAAATCTACCAGAACGGCCGTGGCTCTGTGCGCATGCGTGCGGTGTGGAAAAAAGAAGATGGCGATGTGGTCATCACCGCATTGCCACACCAGGTTTCCGGTGCGCGTGTGCTTGAACAAATTGCCAACCAAATGCGCGCTAAAAAGCTGCCGATGGTTGAAGACCTGCGCGATGAGTCGAACCACGAAAACCCGACGCGCCTGGTGATTGTTCCGCGCTCCAACCGTATCGACGTAGAGCAGGTGATGAACCACCTGTTTGCCACCACCGATCTTGAGAAAAGCTATCGCATTAACCTCAATATGATTGGGCTGGATAACCGTCCGTCGGTGAAAAACCTGCTGCAAATCCTGACCGAGTGGCTGGTTTACCGTCGCGAAACGGTGCGCCGCCGTCTTAGCTATCGTCTCGAAAAAGTGCTCAAACGCCTGCATATCCTCGAAGGTTTGCTGGTGGCGTTCCTCAATATCGACGAAGTGATTCATATCATTCGTACCGAGGATGAGCCGAAGTCGGTGTTAATGTCGCGCTTTGAGTTAAGCGAAACTCAGGCTGAATCTATCCTCGAGCTGAAATTACGCCACCTCGCGAAACTCGAAGAGATGAAGATTCGCGGCGAACAGGGCGAGCTGGAGAAAGAGCGTGACCAGTTGCAGGGCATTCTGGCGTCTGAACGCAAAATGAGTACCTTGCTGAAGAAAGAGTTGCAGGCTGATTCCGACGCTTATGGCGACGATCGCCGTTCACCACTGCGTGAACGTGGCGAGGCAAAAGCCATGAGCGAACATGACATGACTCCGTCTGAGCCTGTCACGATTGTGTTGTCGCAAATGGGCTGGGTGCGTAGCGCCAAAGGTCACGATATTGACGCGCAAGGGTTAAACTATAAAGCGGGCGATAGCTACCTTGGTTCCGCCAAAGGTAAGAGCAATCAGCCTGTGGCGTTTATCGACTCCACCGGGCGCAGCTACGCCCTCGACCCGATAACGCTGCCTTCGGCCCGTGGCCAGGGCGAGCCGTTGACCGGTAAACTGACGCCGCCGCCGGGGGCTGTCGTTGAGCACGTATTAATGGCGCCGGACGACCAGAAACTGTTGATGGCATCTGACGCTGGCTACGGTTTCGTTTGCACCTTTAACGATCTAGTGGCGCGTAACCGTGCGGGCAAAACGCTTATTTCCTTGCCGGAAAATGCGAAAGTCATGCCGCCGATGGAAATCTCCAGCGTGGATGACATGCTGTTGGCGATTACTGCCGCGGGTCGTATGTTGATGTTCCCGGTGGGTGATTTACCGCAGCTTTCTAAAGGCAAAGGGAATAAAATCATTTCGATTCCGTCTGCGGAAGCGGCAAAAGGCGAGGACAAACTGGCTCATCTGTTTGTTCTGCCGCCACAAAGCACCGTCACTTTGCACGTTGGCAAACGTAAAATTAAACTTCGCCCGGAAGAGCTTCAGAAAATTACCGGCGAACGTGGCCGTCGCGGAACACTGATGCGCGGCCTGCAACGTATTGATCGTGTTGAGGTGGATTCTCCGCTTCGCGCCAGTGCCGGTGACAGCGAAGAGTAA
- a CDS encoding YgiW/YdeI family stress tolerance OB fold protein, producing MKKLAAIMTILAITAAPAIAAQQGGFQDPNAPAAQTQTQSAGGFVGPSGSNTTVEKAKSLSDDTWVTLRGKIESRIGGDHYIFRDASGTVNVDIDHKRWNGQTITPQDTVEIQGEVDKDWNSVEIDVKQITKVK from the coding sequence ATGAAAAAATTAGCCGCTATTATGACTATTCTCGCTATTACCGCAGCACCGGCTATCGCTGCACAACAAGGTGGATTCCAGGATCCAAACGCACCCGCTGCACAAACGCAAACCCAGTCTGCGGGTGGCTTTGTTGGCCCAAGCGGCAGCAACACCACGGTAGAAAAGGCTAAATCACTGTCTGACGATACCTGGGTCACTCTGCGCGGTAAGATTGAATCCCGTATCGGCGGCGATCATTACATCTTCCGTGACGCATCCGGTACGGTAAATGTGGATATCGACCATAAACGCTGGAACGGCCAGACCATTACCCCGCAGGATACCGTTGAAATTCAGGGCGAAGTCGACAAAGACTGGAACTCGGTTGAAATCGACGTGAAGCAAATTACTAAAGTTAAATAA